The Actinopolyspora erythraea genome has a segment encoding these proteins:
- a CDS encoding recombinase family protein — MNADISQDPWATLDGLLGVEVAEAADTGLGAVAFYGRCSTEDNQDPETSYNWQLSNARKFVEPLGASVVAEFFDIGQSRSVPWERREEAGRLLSALKAPDRGWDAVVVGEGTRCWFGNQFSLIAPKFAAHGVDLWVPELGGKFDSHNPSHKMLMSVLGGMSESERQHIQTRVRAAMDAQVLNEGRHQGGRAPYGYVVVDGGSHPNPRKESEGYRLRMLAVDESAAEVVRRIFAEYLSGQGDRAIANGLNREGVPCPSAQRPRQNRHRLADGWQASTVRAILDNPRYTGYAFFGRWTRHETLLDPDDVAAGHVTRFRRSQPDRVVRSRQPAHPALITVQDFTQAQLLRRSKSTGGLRTARKAERGGRPTKRTYLFRGRIRCALCGRKMEASPRKHAMYYRCPARTLAPGSPALESHPPAIYLREDMIRDEINGWLADLFHRDNVTRTVKALAASQDQSGASSSREAAKKRVTDAETRLRRFQEAIEAGVDPAALAETINEAQAERAAAKAELDATPTSSALSEAEIHARIDSLGEIGPALANTSPEKLANLYTAVSLQVLYQPDDHAADVTIEPVGRVNSKGVGGGT; from the coding sequence ATGAACGCTGATATCAGCCAAGACCCGTGGGCGACACTCGATGGCCTGCTCGGCGTCGAGGTCGCCGAAGCCGCGGACACCGGTCTCGGAGCGGTGGCCTTCTACGGCCGTTGTTCCACCGAGGACAACCAGGACCCGGAAACCTCGTACAACTGGCAGCTGAGCAACGCCCGCAAGTTCGTCGAGCCGCTCGGCGCAAGCGTGGTCGCCGAGTTCTTCGACATAGGACAGTCCCGTTCCGTGCCGTGGGAGCGACGCGAAGAGGCCGGACGACTGCTGAGCGCTCTGAAGGCCCCGGACCGGGGATGGGACGCGGTGGTCGTCGGGGAAGGAACACGGTGTTGGTTCGGCAATCAGTTCTCGCTGATCGCCCCCAAGTTCGCCGCGCACGGGGTGGACCTGTGGGTCCCGGAGCTGGGTGGCAAGTTCGACTCCCACAATCCCTCGCACAAGATGCTGATGAGCGTGCTGGGCGGGATGAGCGAGTCGGAACGCCAACACATCCAGACCCGGGTCCGGGCCGCGATGGATGCCCAGGTGCTCAACGAGGGGCGCCACCAGGGAGGCCGGGCTCCCTACGGGTACGTCGTCGTCGACGGTGGATCCCACCCCAACCCGCGCAAGGAGTCCGAGGGCTACCGGCTGCGCATGCTGGCCGTCGACGAGTCCGCGGCCGAGGTGGTGCGCCGGATCTTCGCCGAGTACCTGTCCGGTCAGGGCGATCGGGCCATCGCCAACGGCCTCAACCGCGAGGGCGTCCCCTGTCCCTCGGCACAGCGGCCGAGGCAGAACCGGCACCGGCTGGCCGACGGCTGGCAGGCCAGCACCGTTCGCGCCATCCTGGACAACCCGCGCTACACCGGCTACGCCTTCTTCGGACGCTGGACCAGGCACGAGACCCTGCTCGACCCCGACGACGTCGCCGCCGGGCACGTGACCCGCTTCCGCCGCTCCCAACCGGACCGGGTGGTCCGCTCCCGGCAACCGGCCCATCCGGCCCTGATCACCGTGCAGGACTTCACCCAGGCACAGCTGCTCCGCCGGTCGAAATCGACCGGCGGACTGCGGACGGCGCGGAAAGCCGAGCGCGGCGGGCGGCCCACGAAGCGGACCTATCTGTTCCGCGGCCGGATCCGGTGCGCGCTGTGCGGCCGCAAGATGGAGGCCAGTCCTCGCAAGCACGCGATGTACTACCGGTGCCCGGCCCGCACGCTCGCCCCCGGTTCCCCCGCTCTGGAGTCCCATCCCCCGGCGATCTATCTCCGCGAGGACATGATCCGGGATGAGATCAACGGATGGCTCGCCGACCTGTTCCACCGCGACAACGTCACCCGAACCGTGAAAGCGCTGGCAGCCTCTCAGGACCAGTCCGGCGCGTCCAGTAGCCGCGAGGCCGCGAAGAAACGCGTCACCGACGCCGAGACGCGACTCCGCCGGTTCCAGGAGGCCATCGAAGCGGGCGTGGACCCCGCGGCATTGGCCGAGACGATCAACGAAGCCCAAGCCGAACGGGCAGCGGCCAAGGCCGAACTCGACGCCACCCCCACGAGCAGCGCTCTGAGCGAGGCCGAGATTCACGCACGGATCGACTCACTCGGAGAGATAGGCCCGGCACTGGCCAACACCAGCCCGGAGAAACTCGCGAACCTGTACACAGCCGTTTCCCTGCAGGTTCTCTACCAACCCGACGACCACGCGGCCGATGTCACCATCGAGCCTGTGGGTCGGGTGAATAGTAAGGGTGTCGGAGGGGGGACTTGA
- a CDS encoding tyrosine-type recombinase/integrase, whose translation MSSYDALSPDTGHHPTEVEAARLVLTRMGVSPEELVNARDQRKTVPVFAEYVPRVAEAVSVGTSRAYRSYWNRVVREWGERRLDEPTPSEIRQLAEHIRGQVVHRRNTRGGRCAVEHLISALRCIYSHAVADGLLDEADNPALRVRKPRRLPSTRRGLSDESMSAINRVAGQTGNDPMLDTLLLRLHTETACRRGGALALTLADLDETQCVVLLREKNDTVRWQPVSPTLARHLRDHAEQRGAETSEDALLRYRSGKPLTRRRYDHLWHRLGQHLPWVATQQVSTHWLRHTTLTWAERHFGYATARAWAGHTDSSHASATTTYIRADLADIATALVALTGEQHPLAESRK comes from the coding sequence GTGAGTTCCTACGACGCACTCAGTCCGGACACCGGTCATCATCCGACTGAGGTGGAGGCAGCGCGGCTGGTGTTGACCCGGATGGGCGTTTCTCCCGAGGAACTCGTCAACGCACGAGATCAGCGGAAGACGGTGCCTGTGTTCGCCGAGTACGTTCCCCGGGTGGCCGAGGCGGTCTCGGTGGGGACTTCTCGGGCGTATCGGTCGTACTGGAATCGGGTCGTACGTGAGTGGGGAGAGCGCCGGCTGGATGAGCCAACCCCCTCAGAGATTCGCCAGCTCGCCGAGCACATCCGCGGCCAAGTCGTGCACCGGCGCAACACACGTGGCGGTCGCTGCGCGGTGGAGCACCTGATCTCGGCATTGCGGTGCATATACAGTCACGCGGTGGCCGACGGGCTGCTCGACGAGGCGGACAACCCCGCCCTGCGGGTGCGAAAGCCCCGGCGGTTGCCGAGTACGCGGCGTGGACTATCGGACGAGAGCATGTCCGCGATCAACCGGGTGGCCGGTCAGACCGGCAACGACCCGATGCTGGACACGCTGTTGCTGCGGTTGCACACCGAGACCGCCTGCCGTAGGGGAGGGGCGCTGGCCTTAACCCTTGCCGATCTGGATGAGACGCAGTGTGTGGTTCTGCTGCGGGAGAAAAACGATACCGTACGCTGGCAGCCTGTCTCCCCGACGCTCGCGCGCCATCTTCGTGACCACGCCGAGCAACGCGGTGCCGAGACTTCCGAGGACGCCCTGCTGCGGTACCGCTCGGGAAAACCGTTGACTCGGCGGCGCTACGACCATCTCTGGCACCGGCTGGGCCAGCATCTGCCGTGGGTGGCCACGCAGCAGGTCAGCACCCACTGGTTGCGGCACACCACCCTCACGTGGGCCGAGCGCCACTTCGGCTACGCCACCGCTCGTGCCTGGGCCGGGCACACCGACTCCAGTCACGCCAGTGCGACCACCACGTATATTCGTGCTGATCTCGCCGATATCGCCACCGCTTTGGTGGCACTCACCGGCGAGCAGCATCCTCTGGCCGAATCCCGGAAATGA
- a CDS encoding restriction endonuclease subunit S, translated as MSEYPTVPLGDFCEIVSGATPKSNVGEYWDGEICWATPKDLSELSGSYISNTPRKISETGLRSCSAAVLPEGSVLLSSRAPIGHVAINTVPMATNQGFKSLIPCPDRADAKFLYHWLRAHRSKLESLGKGATFKEVSKSVVAKISIPLPPLDAQRRIAKVLDQAELLRAKRREAIALLDELAHSIFLDMFGDTETDSTRWPLSTLGQVGYVQGGLQLSGKRKSLPITLPYLRVANVYRNKLDLSELKNIQASETETKRTQLHAGDILIVEGHGDPSEIGRSALWDGSVEPCTHQNHLIRVRLQQDLALPEFVNFYINSEAGRRHLLRAARTTSGLNTISTKTVKETPVAIPPLDEQRQFRERLVAIDALKARHQAHLAELDALFASLQDRAFRGTLWEEEPAAIA; from the coding sequence ATGAGCGAGTATCCTACAGTACCACTCGGAGATTTCTGCGAGATAGTATCGGGCGCAACACCGAAGAGCAACGTCGGAGAATATTGGGACGGCGAAATCTGCTGGGCTACACCGAAGGACCTGAGCGAGCTCTCGGGTAGTTATATTAGCAATACTCCCCGGAAGATTTCGGAAACTGGCCTCCGAAGCTGCTCGGCAGCCGTTCTTCCTGAAGGGTCAGTATTGCTCAGCTCACGTGCGCCTATTGGGCACGTGGCTATCAATACTGTTCCGATGGCGACCAACCAGGGATTCAAAAGCCTTATTCCCTGCCCTGACCGTGCTGACGCAAAATTCTTGTATCACTGGCTTCGGGCACATCGATCGAAATTGGAATCACTTGGAAAAGGAGCGACTTTCAAGGAGGTCTCGAAGTCTGTCGTAGCCAAGATCTCCATTCCGTTGCCGCCGCTGGATGCGCAACGTCGGATTGCAAAGGTCCTGGACCAGGCAGAGCTGTTGCGGGCCAAGCGACGTGAGGCGATTGCCCTGCTTGACGAGCTTGCCCATTCCATCTTCCTCGACATGTTCGGCGACACGGAAACAGACTCAACTCGTTGGCCTCTATCGACGCTCGGGCAAGTGGGTTACGTCCAAGGTGGCCTACAGCTCAGCGGAAAGCGCAAGAGTTTGCCCATCACGCTACCCTATTTGAGGGTTGCAAACGTATATCGAAATAAGCTAGACCTCAGCGAGCTGAAGAATATCCAGGCATCGGAGACCGAGACGAAACGGACACAACTGCACGCGGGTGATATTTTGATTGTCGAAGGACACGGGGATCCTTCAGAAATTGGACGGTCTGCTCTCTGGGACGGATCAGTCGAACCGTGCACGCATCAGAATCACTTGATCCGCGTTCGACTGCAGCAGGATCTCGCTCTGCCGGAATTCGTAAACTTCTATATCAACTCAGAGGCCGGAAGACGCCATCTCCTGCGAGCTGCCCGAACGACTTCTGGATTGAACACGATTAGCACAAAGACGGTTAAGGAAACGCCGGTCGCGATACCTCCGCTTGACGAACAACGCCAGTTCCGCGAACGCCTTGTGGCGATCGACGCGCTCAAAGCTCGCCACCAAGCCCATCTCGCCGAGCTCGACGCCCTCTTCGCCTCCCTTCAAGATCGCGCGTTTCGCGGAACCCTGTGGGAAGAGGAGCCCGCTGCGATAGCCTGA
- a CDS encoding type I restriction-modification system subunit M: protein MVTGELKSKIDRLWDAFWSGGISNPLEVIEQITYLMFIRRLDMAQQRKERLANRSGKPIVEPIYTDETQPLRWSVFQHEHPDDMFERVRDGVFPWLQRLGGENSTYAHHMKDARFTIATPNLLSKAVSMINDIDMSGDEKGDLYEYMLGKIATAGHNGQFRTPRHIIRLIVEMMEPQPGDEICDPACGTAGFLVAAAEYVERTHHDALLAPEQRKHFNNSMFHGFDFDNTMLRIGSMNMLLHSIENPDIRYLDSLGEGAADEADKYSLILANPPFAGSLDYESTANDLQKVVKTKKTELLFLTLFLRLLKPGGRAAVIVPDGVLFGSSKAHKAIRKLLVEEHQLNAVVKLPSGVFKPYAGVSTAILFFTKTNSGGTDQVWFYDVAADGFSLDDKRIPLLDDDKLGAVLNEGVTLTEDEHAKNNLPDVLTRWHQRTGTEQERARTEQSFCVPKADIVDQDYDLSVNRYKEIVHEEVEHRKPDEILGELDRIENEIQQGMSELKGKLG from the coding sequence GTGGTCACAGGTGAGCTGAAGAGCAAGATCGACCGGTTGTGGGACGCCTTCTGGTCTGGTGGGATCTCGAACCCGCTCGAGGTGATCGAGCAGATCACCTACCTCATGTTCATCCGGCGGCTCGACATGGCTCAGCAGCGCAAGGAGCGTCTCGCGAACCGCAGCGGCAAGCCGATCGTGGAGCCGATCTACACCGACGAGACGCAACCGCTGCGCTGGTCGGTGTTCCAGCATGAGCACCCGGACGACATGTTCGAGCGCGTGCGCGACGGCGTCTTCCCCTGGCTGCAGCGGCTCGGTGGCGAGAACTCCACCTATGCGCACCACATGAAGGACGCACGGTTCACCATCGCGACGCCGAACCTGCTTTCCAAGGCCGTCTCGATGATCAACGACATCGACATGTCCGGCGACGAGAAGGGCGACCTGTACGAGTACATGCTCGGCAAGATCGCCACGGCCGGACACAACGGCCAATTCCGCACACCGCGCCACATCATCCGACTGATCGTGGAGATGATGGAGCCGCAGCCGGGTGACGAGATCTGCGATCCCGCGTGCGGCACGGCCGGGTTCCTGGTGGCTGCCGCCGAGTATGTCGAGCGCACCCACCACGACGCCTTACTGGCCCCCGAACAGCGAAAACACTTCAACAACAGCATGTTCCACGGTTTCGACTTCGACAACACGATGCTGCGGATCGGGAGTATGAACATGCTGCTGCACTCGATCGAGAACCCCGACATCCGCTATCTGGACTCGCTCGGCGAAGGGGCCGCCGACGAGGCCGACAAGTACTCGCTGATCCTCGCGAACCCGCCGTTCGCCGGCAGCCTCGACTACGAGTCGACCGCGAACGACCTACAGAAGGTCGTCAAGACGAAAAAGACCGAGCTACTGTTCCTCACGCTGTTCTTGCGGCTGCTCAAGCCAGGCGGCCGGGCCGCGGTGATCGTGCCCGACGGCGTGCTGTTCGGATCCAGCAAGGCACACAAGGCGATCCGGAAACTCCTCGTCGAAGAACACCAACTCAACGCCGTCGTGAAGCTGCCCAGCGGTGTGTTCAAACCGTATGCCGGAGTGTCGACCGCGATCCTGTTCTTCACCAAGACCAACAGCGGCGGCACTGACCAAGTGTGGTTCTACGACGTCGCAGCCGACGGGTTCAGCCTCGACGACAAGCGCATACCACTGCTCGACGACGACAAACTCGGCGCCGTGCTCAACGAGGGAGTCACACTCACCGAGGACGAGCACGCCAAGAACAACCTCCCCGACGTGCTCACGAGATGGCACCAGCGCACCGGCACTGAGCAGGAACGCGCTCGCACTGAGCAGAGCTTCTGCGTCCCCAAAGCCGACATCGTTGACCAGGACTATGACCTAAGCGTCAACCGCTATAAAGAGATCGTTCACGAAGAGGTCGAGCATCGGAAACCTGACGAGATCCTTGGCGAACTGGACCGCATCGAGAACGAAATTCAGCAAGGCATGAGCGAACTCAAGGGAAAACTGGGATGA